One Sebastes umbrosus isolate fSebUmb1 chromosome 6, fSebUmb1.pri, whole genome shotgun sequence DNA window includes the following coding sequences:
- the LOC119490431 gene encoding specifically androgen-regulated gene protein-like isoform X1 yields MPKSDTWPGGVAMEPLSYLDSAGSCDSVISMNSAYSEDSMEHLSADERACLMYLEETIEALEQQEDSGLSNDEPDPGFQADTKGQMRANYISSLKSDEFGKDQTSDSGSIEDKAEHHALSPTSEPQSSNTKDLQTSVNLMTQPEPPATELVTDCKIHPTATQLSVFTDGYGQLKIVPSASLSPGYLSEIDTVVIPPPSDFMDEPVLPKQPRDLIKDLRPSARVSNKKPGATVDLEQLCQRASVKRTSLSTSVTQERPNKPPDLSLLTVSSGPLMSPPPEAAEPRSPPVVAPKPKMLPANILLKPHKAGSDGYSSPTSSDRLLLDHQRVRMEALRKLGLLPAEGDSSPVLSPDASPTTRKSWTAPASPISPLGSHTPPFKPRYNRVDSSPGTCVPLHSPAAASPLAAATAPAVQPDEVLPAPAAFSDPVGPPLSDNELSDVKDASEVNAQVNTPPLTPSAMIRHLTPPRFVGVKSASPEPPLTPSAMIKHLTPPRFVGVKSASPEPPLTPSAMIRHLTPPRCVGVKSATLERSGLGLSSLMASQDSNKGSLASQLRNNRARPASLGGGTEFTRAGGEGSQVGLATSKEPDLRRSLPAHTGFQSLGDSPNLPRSEGISVLICPKAENGEDRRNALKKLGLLRD; encoded by the exons ATGCCGAAGAGTGACACGTGGCCAGGCGGCGTTGCCATGGAACCCTTGAGCTACTTGGACAGTGCCGGGAGCTGCGACAGCGTAATCAGCATGAACTCTGCCTAT AGTGAAGACAGTATGGAGCACCTGTCTGCAGATGAAAGGGCATGTCTCATGTATCTGGAGGAGACGATCGAAGCgctggagcagcaggaggacagcGGCCTATCCAACGATGAACCAGATCCTGGGTTCCAGGCAGACACAAAGGGCCAGATGAGAGCAAATT ACATTTCCAGTTTGAAGTCTGATGAGTTTGGAAAAGACCAGACATCAGATTCTGGATCCATTGAAGACAAAGCTGAGCATCACGCTCTGAGTCCTACCTCCGAACCACAGTCCTCCAACACGAAAGATCTCCAAACATCAGTGAACCTCATGACTCAACCCGAACCTCCAGCCACTGAATTGGTCACTGATTGCAAAATCCACCCCACCGCTACTCAGCTGTCTGTATTCACGGATGGATACGGTCAACTTAAGATTGTCCCAAGTGCCAGTCTTTCCCCCGGTTATCTATCTGAGATAGATACGGTTGTGATACCTCCTCCCTCAGACTTCATGGATGAGCCAGTCCTCCCTAAACAGCCACGGGACTTAATAAAAGACCTTCGTCCTTCTGCAAGAGTATCCAATAAAAAGCCTGGAGCAACTGTGGATTTGGAGCAGCTCTGCCAGAGAGCCTCTGTGAAGAGAACTTCATTGAGCACCTCTGTGACCCAGGAGCGTCCAAACAAGCCCCCAGATCTGAGTCTACTAACTGTCAGCTCTGGTCCCCTAATGAGTCCTCCTCCTGAAGCCGCTGAGCCCAGAAGTCCACCTGTTGTGGCCCCCAAACCCAAGATGCTTCCTGCCAACATTCTTCTGAAGCCACACAAGGCTGGCTCTGATGGATATTCGTCACCCACTAGCAGTGACCGGCTCTTGTTGGACCACCAGAGGGTCCGCATGGAGGCCCTCCGAAAGCTTGGCCTGCTGCCTGCTGAGGGAGATTCCAGCCCTGTCCTGAGCCCTGACGCTTCTCCCACAACCAGAAAGTCATGGACAGCTCCTGCTTCTCCCATCAGCCCATTAGGTTCACATACACCACCCTTCAAACCACGTTACAATCGTGTCGACAGTTCACCCGGCACCTGCGTCCCTCTCCATTCTCCTGCAGCCGCGTCACCATTAGCTGCCGCTACGGCTCCCGCGGTCCAGCCTGATGAGGTTCTCCCAGCTCCTGCTGCTTTCAGTGACCCCGTCGGACCTCCACTGTCAGATAATGAACTGTCTGATGTCAAAGATGCTTCAGAGGTTAACGCACAGGTGAACACGCCCCCTCTTACCCCTTCTGCCATGATCAGGCATCTAACCCCGCCCAGGTTTGTAGGTGTCAAATCAGCCAGCCCAGAGCCTCCTCTTACCCCTTCTGCCATGATCAAGCATCTAACCCCGCCCAGGTTTGTAGGTGTCAAATCAGCCAGCCCGGAGCCCCCTCTTACCCCTTCTGCCATGATCAGGCATCTAACCCCGCCCAGGTGTGTAGGTGTCAAATCAGCAACCCTGGAGCGCTCTGGCCTGGGTCTAAGCAGCTTAATGGCAAGTCAAGACTCCAACAAGGGCAGCCTGGCCAGCCAGCTACGTAACAACCGGGCGCGCCCCGCCTCTCTGGGGGGTGGGACAGAGTTTACACGTGCTGGGGGAGAGGGTTCGCAGGTGGGTCTTGCCACCAGCAAAGAGCCAGACTTAAGGAGGTCCCTGCCTGCCCACACTGGCTTTCAGTCCTTGGGAGACTCTCCGAATCTGCCTCGATCAGAAGGCATCAGTGTACTGATCTGCCCTAAGGCAGAAAACGGAGAAGACCGCCGCAATGCCCTGAAGAAGCTGGGGCTGCTCAGAGACTGA
- the LOC119490431 gene encoding specifically androgen-regulated gene protein-like isoform X2 has protein sequence MPKSDTWPGGVAMEPLSYLDSAGSCDSVISMNSAYSEDSMEHLSADERACLMYLEETIEALEQQEDSGLSNDEPDPGFQADTKGQMRANYISSLKSDEFGKDQTSDSGSIEDKAEHHALSPTSEPQSSNTKDLQTSVNLMTQPEPPATELVTDCKIHPTATQLSVFTDGYGQLKIVPSASLSPGYLSEIDTVVIPPPSDFMDEPVLPKQPRDLIKDLRPSARVSNKKPGATVDLEQLCQRASVKRTSLSTSVTQERPNKPPDLSLLTVSSGPLMSPPPEAAEPRSPPVVAPKPKMLPANILLKPHKAGSDGYSSPTSSDRLLLDHQRVRMEALRKLGLLPAEGDSSPVLSPDASPTTRKSWTAPASPISPLGSHTPPFKPRYNRVDSSPGTCVPLHSPAAASPLAAATAPAVQPDEVLPAPAAFSDPVGPPLSDNELSDVKDASEVNAQVNTPPLTPSAMIRHLTPPRFVGVKSASPEPPLTPSAMIKHLTPPRFVGVKSATLERSGLGLSSLMASQDSNKGSLASQLRNNRARPASLGGGTEFTRAGGEGSQVGLATSKEPDLRRSLPAHTGFQSLGDSPNLPRSEGISVLICPKAENGEDRRNALKKLGLLRD, from the exons ATGCCGAAGAGTGACACGTGGCCAGGCGGCGTTGCCATGGAACCCTTGAGCTACTTGGACAGTGCCGGGAGCTGCGACAGCGTAATCAGCATGAACTCTGCCTAT AGTGAAGACAGTATGGAGCACCTGTCTGCAGATGAAAGGGCATGTCTCATGTATCTGGAGGAGACGATCGAAGCgctggagcagcaggaggacagcGGCCTATCCAACGATGAACCAGATCCTGGGTTCCAGGCAGACACAAAGGGCCAGATGAGAGCAAATT ACATTTCCAGTTTGAAGTCTGATGAGTTTGGAAAAGACCAGACATCAGATTCTGGATCCATTGAAGACAAAGCTGAGCATCACGCTCTGAGTCCTACCTCCGAACCACAGTCCTCCAACACGAAAGATCTCCAAACATCAGTGAACCTCATGACTCAACCCGAACCTCCAGCCACTGAATTGGTCACTGATTGCAAAATCCACCCCACCGCTACTCAGCTGTCTGTATTCACGGATGGATACGGTCAACTTAAGATTGTCCCAAGTGCCAGTCTTTCCCCCGGTTATCTATCTGAGATAGATACGGTTGTGATACCTCCTCCCTCAGACTTCATGGATGAGCCAGTCCTCCCTAAACAGCCACGGGACTTAATAAAAGACCTTCGTCCTTCTGCAAGAGTATCCAATAAAAAGCCTGGAGCAACTGTGGATTTGGAGCAGCTCTGCCAGAGAGCCTCTGTGAAGAGAACTTCATTGAGCACCTCTGTGACCCAGGAGCGTCCAAACAAGCCCCCAGATCTGAGTCTACTAACTGTCAGCTCTGGTCCCCTAATGAGTCCTCCTCCTGAAGCCGCTGAGCCCAGAAGTCCACCTGTTGTGGCCCCCAAACCCAAGATGCTTCCTGCCAACATTCTTCTGAAGCCACACAAGGCTGGCTCTGATGGATATTCGTCACCCACTAGCAGTGACCGGCTCTTGTTGGACCACCAGAGGGTCCGCATGGAGGCCCTCCGAAAGCTTGGCCTGCTGCCTGCTGAGGGAGATTCCAGCCCTGTCCTGAGCCCTGACGCTTCTCCCACAACCAGAAAGTCATGGACAGCTCCTGCTTCTCCCATCAGCCCATTAGGTTCACATACACCACCCTTCAAACCACGTTACAATCGTGTCGACAGTTCACCCGGCACCTGCGTCCCTCTCCATTCTCCTGCAGCCGCGTCACCATTAGCTGCCGCTACGGCTCCCGCGGTCCAGCCTGATGAGGTTCTCCCAGCTCCTGCTGCTTTCAGTGACCCCGTCGGACCTCCACTGTCAGATAATGAACTGTCTGATGTCAAAGATGCTTCAGAGGTTAACGCACAGGTGAACACGCCCCCTCTTACCCCTTCTGCCATGATCAGGCATCTAACCCCGCCCAGGTTTGTAGGTGTCAAATCAGCCAGCCCAGAGCCTCCTCTTACCCCTTCTGCCATGATCAAGCATCTAACCCCGCCCAGGTTTGTAG GTGTCAAATCAGCAACCCTGGAGCGCTCTGGCCTGGGTCTAAGCAGCTTAATGGCAAGTCAAGACTCCAACAAGGGCAGCCTGGCCAGCCAGCTACGTAACAACCGGGCGCGCCCCGCCTCTCTGGGGGGTGGGACAGAGTTTACACGTGCTGGGGGAGAGGGTTCGCAGGTGGGTCTTGCCACCAGCAAAGAGCCAGACTTAAGGAGGTCCCTGCCTGCCCACACTGGCTTTCAGTCCTTGGGAGACTCTCCGAATCTGCCTCGATCAGAAGGCATCAGTGTACTGATCTGCCCTAAGGCAGAAAACGGAGAAGACCGCCGCAATGCCCTGAAGAAGCTGGGGCTGCTCAGAGACTGA